The genomic stretch AATGGACGCAGCTGAGGCTGAAGCTGTAAAAGTGAATTGGTTCCAGTTGGCATAGCAGTGCGATGTTCTTCAGTGCTGGCAACTCAGGACAAGTAGCCGATGAAGAGAATAATTGTATATATTCATGATtgaaaaggagtcaagaatattcACTACAGGGATAAGGAGGCTATGTTGGAAGGCCTTTTAAGTGATCAACCAAGGGGTCGTGCTGGGTAATGATGAGGAATAGACTGACTTGAAAGCAGGACACTGGGATGGAGAGGTTGGAGGTTATAATGTGAGCAAAAACATGTGTAATGAGAGAACTTAGCTAAAAAGTTGGTAACTAAGCAGAAACTTCAAGAatgaactggggcttccctggtggcacagtggttaagaatccacctgccaatgcaggggacacgggttcaatccctggtctggaaagatcccacatgccgtggagcaactaagcccgtgtgccacaactactgagcctgaactctagagcccacgagccacaactactgaagcctgcacacctagagcacgtgctccacaacaagagaagccaccacaatgagaagcctgctcacctcaacgaagagtagcccccactggatacaactagagaaagcccgtgcgcagcaacaaagacccagcacagccaaaaataaataaattaattaaataaataaatttttaaaaaataatgaactggAGGTGTCCAGGAAATCCTAACATATAGTTtcatttcaggggaaaaaaaaaaaacagaccgcTGCAAAGACCAAGGAACATGAAAGGATAATGTCATTTGGTTTGATTAATAGATAAGGTCAGATGAGGATGTTGGATACATCCATCCCAGAACTCAGCACAGTACGCTGTACTTGCTCCTTTACTCACCTGACTCTCCCATTAATCAATAGTATCCTTGTCGGCAGAGACCATGCCTGATTGATGTTTTACTCTTTGCCTCCCACAATGTCTGAAACCCTGTTGATGCTCAGTaattgaggaaggaaggaaagagaaaatgataaaaggcTTGTATGTGTCTGGACAAAATTGTCCAGTCAGGCTTACTTGAGTAGAGTCAAACTGAACTGGTTGCCATTCTGCTTTGACATCCTCAGAAAAGTATATTGTCCATTTGAAGAAAACAGCAGAACAGTACCTTGAGTCCTCAACAAATACGTGTTGAGTCAGAAAAAGAAGTTTAGTAAcctccttaaagaaaaaaataggggtGGGAAATAACAGAAATCCAAAATAAAACTTCCATTTCTTACTTCAGAAGCAATCAAGCACTCTCCTTTAAGGATCACTACTGTTAACAAAACAGACAACTTAAAACCATTGtttattctttatatgttttgtaaTACTGTCACTGTCCTTGTCATACTCGTTCTTACACCCTGTAACAGTTAgaggaaacttttaaaataataagattcCGTGTGCTTttccttggtttaaaaaaaataggatggggcttccccggtggcgcagtggttgggggtccgcctgccgatgcaggggacacgggttcgtgccccggtccgggaagatcccacatgccgtggagcagctggtcccgtgagccatggccactgagcctgtgctccgcaacgggagaggccacaacagtgaaaggcccgcgtaccgcaaaataaataaataaataaataaaataaaaaatgaatcttgTATAGAAAACATTCTGCTCTGAACCAGTCCTGAGGGGAGAGGAACCATAATGAATGTGTTATTAACTGATGAgagaagtaagtgagaaagaaaacTTATGAAGCAAAGGGAAGTAAACTAACACCATGATCATtcattcccttctttcttctttctttccattatgATATTTATCACAagcctacaatgtgccaggcactgagctggaCATGCAGGAAATAGCAGTAAACTAGGCCTGTAAAAATTCTGCCTTTCTGAGCATATGTTATAGTGGAAAGACAGATTGGATTCTAACAGGACAGTTACCAACACTGAGGGTGAAGGAAACAGGTGCTGGGAATTTTGCTTCCAGACTGTGCCAGAGGTGAAGACTACAATGTTTGAGAGTTAAGTTTCTTCTGTTACTTCGTTTAACATggttctttcctctccctctgtttTCCACCTTCCTGCCCCTCACCTTCACTTATCAGCTGACCACGTTGCCTCCTATGGCACAACTGTCTACCAGTCTTATGGTCCCTCTGGCCAGTACACCCATGAATTTGATGGAGATGAGCTGTTTTATGTGGACCTGGAGAAGAAGGAGACTGTCTGGCGGCTGCCTGTGTTTAGCAAATTCACAAGTTTTGACCCACAGGGTGCCCTGAGAAACATAGCTGTGGGGAAGCATAACTTGGATATCTTGACTAAACGCTCCAACTTTACCCGTGTTCCCAATGGTAGGTGTCCACCATTCTGCCTCTCTTTACTGAAACTGTTGTTTCATACCAGGCCTCACTCTCTTGTCCCCTAAGGAGAGATACCCTTCACCACTCTAtaaaactctctcctttccaagGAGTCTCCAGACCTTCTCATAGTAATTACTGAACCCTCATCCTCCCTCTTCTCAAAGATCACATATTTCCATGTAATATAAGGATCCCTACTCCCATAACATATTCCTTGAATCCCTCAAGGAGGAGTCCCACAACCTCCCTCCTTAGCAAGCATGCCCACAGAGAACATGGGGATAAAGCAGAGGCAGTGAATAGCATCTCCCAAGCAAAAGGGAGACAAGAGCTCTTCCACTGTCAGACCAGAAAATGTTGGTGGGAGGGCTCCCCCAGGATGCAATGCAGAACCTCAGAGCAGAGCTATCCTCATTTCACATCAGTGCTGTTTTCTCACCACAGAGGTTCCTGAGGTGACTGTGTTTTCTAAGTTCCCTGTGTTGCTGCATCAACCCAACACCCTCCTCTGTCTTGTGGACAACATCTATCCTCCTGTGATCAATATCACATGGTTGAGGAACGGACACTCAGTCACAGAGGGTGTTTCTGAGATCAGCTTCCTCCCGAAGAatgatttttccttcctcaagATCAGTTATCTCACCTTCCTCCCTTCTGATGACGATGTTTATGACTGCAGAGTGGAGCACTGGGGCCTGGATAAGCCACTGCTGAAACACTGGGGTATGTACGAGCTCCACCTCTTTGATACTTTCTCTTCTCTATCAAGTACAGAATGTCCTGCCTTTTAGCCCCTAAATCACACGGTCCAGAGCTTGTTTTCCACACTTCAAGTGTTTCTAAAGATATACTTCCCTCTCTTCCCTAAGCGGGGTGCCCTGAGTCTTTGTAGAATGAACACCACACCTCCTGCCCCATCCCAAACACATGCACATGAACCAACACTCTGTATTCTGAGTTTTACAACTTCACTTTTGCAGAGCCTGAGATTCCAACCCCTATGTCAGAGCTGACAGAGACTGTGGTCTGTGCCCTGGGGTTGACTGTGGGCCTCATAGGCATCGTGGTGGGCACTGTCTTCATCATCCAAGGCCTGCGCTCAGGTGGTCCCTCCAGACACCAAGGGCCCTTGTGAGTTGCACCCTAGAAGGGAAGGTAAGGATTCAGATTTGTCAGCATTGGAGACAGTATAGGAGGGAAGAAGGTGGGAAGAGGTTTGTGGACTCAAATGTGGTGAAAAGTTGAGGAGAACTGGGAAAGGTCATGATGATTGCACAGAAGCCCCCTAGGACTCATCAATCTCATGTCTGTCCTGTTGCAGGTGCACTGCCCATCTACCAGAGCAGAAGAGTGGACACGCTAGATGACCTAGAACTATCTCCATATAGCTTCTCTCCTCTTACACTCCTCCTCTCACCTCTTCTCTGGGACTTAAGATGCTTATCCCTTAAAGCTCACATATACCTCGGAATTCTCCCCCTGACTACctgatgatttttttctgttctcaatAGTTACATACCATGGGATCACTGGCATATTCCACCCAGTTACCTAATCCCTAGTGACCCTGATCCAGTATCATCATGGAAGCAATAAATCCTCCTTTTATTGAAACTTTTCCTGTCTTTCATCTCGAGGCTGACTAGGACCTTGTTCCCTTATGGTTTAGGCCCCTTAATTTCGTTTCTCAGATCATGTTTCATGCCCAGTAACACAGGAGCAACCTGTGTAGACTAATAATATGTTGTTATCTTAGCTGAGAttattatttctctcttccttctgttcCCACTCTTGGCACTGTCACCCACCCCCCTAATTCAGGCATCATTGAAGATAATATATACTCTTCTCCCATGGTGTAGATTTGTTAGAGCAGAAAtgcaaaaaacaagaaataagtcTGTACTCATCTGAATATAGCTTTTAAAAGTTAtgacagaggcttccctggtggcgcagtggttgagagtctgcctgccgatgcaggggacacgagttcgtgccctggtcctggaagatcccacatgctgcggagcagctgggcccagtgagccatggctgctgagcctgcgcatccagagcctgtgctccgcaatgggggagggcacaacagtgagaggcccgcgtactgtaaaataaataaataaaaataaaagttatgacAGAGAAATAGGAGAAAGGAATTTTGAATCTTAAAAGTACCAAAAGCCAAATTTTTGGTACCAAAAGTCAAAATTTGTTCCCAGAACTTTAAATTTGTGAAGAATGAACGAGGATAGTAAAAGcattcctttctcctccccacccTTAAGGAGCTAAGGATTCCCTaggcagagaaagaaatgaaagtcagTTAGGAGAGGATCAGAATACAACATAATGCAGGTATCTGAGAAGGACCAAAAACTTTGTCCTTACTTAGGTTTAGTAACAATGGGAAAAGGGATGGGGTAGAAACCACAGGCATATTTAGGGTCCCTAGAGCACAGGTGTCGTTTGCCTCACCTCCTGCATGAACTCCTGCTAGATAATCACGCACTTTCCTGACATGGCATGTCAGGGACAGTAGAGTGAATATAGCTGCAGAATGTTTCTAGGCAGATAAATCTAAGTCATTTTACTGAATCCCTGTGCATCCTTGTTTGCCATGAGGCACAGCAGAACATTTCAGTACCCCCAGCTAAGGGACCTCCTAGCTAAGGAAACCATGAGCCTATGAGAGAGAAATCCCAGGAAGGACAACATCACTGAGATAATGTAGCAGCAGCTATGAGTGCTATATTCTCCTCCAGATTCACTGTCTCCAGTGGAAATCTTTGTGGAGGAAATGTATTAACAGATGGATTCTCTGGCTTTCCTGAGTGTGTCTAAAGCCTCACTCTTGAGAGTGCATGTGACTTGACTTGGAGTCATTTTGCCCTTTGAAAATGTTTTAGGCACATTGTCTCGGTCTTTCCATTCTTCAGTTACCAAGTACATACATTGCATCTCGGGTGGTATTATGGAACAACTACGAAATTTTTGAGACTGTCCCTGTCCATGCCATCTGCATCAGTGAGCTTAAAATGTAATTGAGAAAAAAGACACAATATTAACACAGCATGATATAGCTTGGTTTGGTGCAAAGAAACCTAAATCCAAATCCAGAACTCAGCACTTTATAGCTAGTAGTTAAAATTTGTAACACTGGGGAAAATATCTAACATTTCTGAGCTGTATTTTTCTCATCCATTATGTGGGGTGATGATACTTTCCTTGCAGAGCTATTGACAGCATTTGAATAAGCTTGCTATATAGGAAGTGCCTTATGCATACTAT from Mesoplodon densirostris isolate mMesDen1 chromosome 10, mMesDen1 primary haplotype, whole genome shotgun sequence encodes the following:
- the LOC132497569 gene encoding HLA class II histocompatibility antigen, DQ alpha 2 chain isoform X1, translating into MVLNRALILGALTLTTMMSPCGGEDIEADHVASYGTTVYQSYGPSGQYTHEFDGDELFYVDLEKKETVWRLPVFSKFTSFDPQGALRNIAVGKHNLDILTKRSNFTRVPNEVPEVTVFSKFPVLLHQPNTLLCLVDNIYPPVINITWLRNGHSVTEGVSEISFLPKNDFSFLKISYLTFLPSDDDVYDCRVEHWGLDKPLLKHWEPEIPTPMSELTETVVCALGLTVGLIGIVVGTVFIIQGLRSGGPSRHQGPL
- the LOC132497569 gene encoding SLA class II histocompatibility antigen, DQ haplotype D alpha chain isoform X2, producing the protein MVLNRALILGALTLTTMMSPCGADHVASYGTTVYQSYGPSGQYTHEFDGDELFYVDLEKKETVWRLPVFSKFTSFDPQGALRNIAVGKHNLDILTKRSNFTRVPNEVPEVTVFSKFPVLLHQPNTLLCLVDNIYPPVINITWLRNGHSVTEGVSEISFLPKNDFSFLKISYLTFLPSDDDVYDCRVEHWGLDKPLLKHWEPEIPTPMSELTETVVCALGLTVGLIGIVVGTVFIIQGLRSGGPSRHQGPL